A genomic region of Rhodohalobacter sp. 614A contains the following coding sequences:
- a CDS encoding response regulator transcription factor, whose amino-acid sequence MAENKKIYIVDDHPLMRKGLVMTIEKEIGFEVCGQAESAEEALTDIINMKPHVAVVDISLPGMNGIELIKNVLHQQPDLKILVVSRHDEELYAERALRAGAKGYLMKLEAAEVLISAIRQILKGGIYLSENIGTKLIMKMATGNASKSDNPLDLLSDRELEVFELTGKGLSTKEIGHKLHISVKTVESHRANIKDKLQVDTANELMRHAVKWVEESAR is encoded by the coding sequence ATGGCTGAGAACAAAAAAATCTACATTGTTGACGACCACCCACTTATGAGAAAGGGGTTGGTAATGACTATTGAAAAAGAGATTGGTTTTGAAGTTTGTGGTCAGGCTGAAAGTGCTGAAGAAGCACTCACGGATATCATTAATATGAAACCACATGTTGCAGTTGTTGATATTTCCCTTCCGGGGATGAACGGCATCGAACTCATCAAAAATGTACTGCATCAACAGCCGGATTTAAAAATACTGGTAGTTTCCCGGCACGATGAAGAGCTCTATGCGGAACGCGCCCTGCGGGCTGGAGCCAAAGGTTATCTGATGAAACTGGAAGCCGCCGAAGTTTTGATTTCCGCAATCAGGCAAATATTGAAAGGAGGAATTTACCTGAGCGAAAACATTGGTACAAAACTGATCATGAAAATGGCCACGGGCAATGCCTCCAAAAGCGACAATCCTCTTGATTTGCTTAGCGATCGTGAACTTGAAGTTTTCGAACTAACAGGAAAGGGCCTCTCCACAAAAGAGATCGGCCATAAATTACACATCTCCGTTAAAACCGTGGAATCTCATCGGGCAAACATCAAAGACAAGCTCCAGGTAGACACTGCAAACGAATTGATGCGCCATGCCGTAAAGTGGGTAGAAGAGTCCGCCAGATAG